The following proteins are encoded in a genomic region of Pyxicephalus adspersus chromosome 9, UCB_Pads_2.0, whole genome shotgun sequence:
- the API5 gene encoding LOW QUALITY PROTEIN: apoptosis inhibitor 5 (The sequence of the model RefSeq protein was modified relative to this genomic sequence to represent the inferred CDS: inserted 2 bases in 1 codon): MPTVEELYRNYGILADAKDDVSKVRPXNLVVPGVWASTHVCMGTALTSPRPPSFLLCEDEDVSIRRQAIKELSQFATGENLPRVADILTQLLQSDDSAEFNLVNNALLSIFKIDAKGTLGGLFSQILQGEDIVRERAIKFLSNKLKTVPEDIMTKDVEDLIFAESKKVLYDVTGEEFVLFMKILSSLKTLQTVSGRQQLVDLVSEQAGLHQTLNPADPDSVDRLLQCMRQAVPLFSKNVHSTKFMTYFCEQVLPILSSLTSPAEGIDVQLEVLKLLAEMSSFCGDMEKLESNLNKLFEKLLEYMPLPPEEVENGENSSNEEPKLQFSYVECLLFSFHQLGRKLPDFLIAKVNAEKLKDFKIRLQYFARGLQGYIRQLRLALQGKSGDALKTEENKIKVVALKITNNINVLIKDLFHNPPSYKSTVTLSWKPVQKTDIGQKRTNEDTTSSSSSSPPKKPIMGPKRDSRQIYNPPSGKYSGSLGNLSYEQRGGFRRGRGWGARGNRSRGRIY; this comes from the exons ATGCCGACCGTGGAGGAACTTTACCGCAATTACGGCATCCTAGCCGACGCAAAGGACGATGTGAGCAAGGTAAGACC AAACCTGGTGGTGCCTGGAGTCTGGGCCTCCACTCATGTGTGTATGGGGACGGCGCTCACCTCTCCCCGGCCTCCATCATTCCTTCTGTGTGAAGATGAAGATGTTTCG ATCCGACGACAAGCTATCAAAGAACTATCACAGTTTGCCACAGGAGAGAACCTTCCACGGGTGGCTGATATACTGACACAACTTCTACAGTCAG ATGACTCTGCCGAGTTCAATTTGGTGAACAATGCCTTGCTGAGCATATTCAAAATTGACGCCAAAG GAACCCTCGGGGGATTATTCAGCCAGATTCTTCAGGGAGAAGACATTGTGCGTGAGAGAGCCATTAAGTTCCTGTCTAACAAACTGAAAACTGTTCCCGAAGATATAATGACTAAAGACGTGGAAGACTTAATATTTGCAGAATCTAAGAAG GTGTTGTATGATGTCACCGGTGAAGAATTTGTTCTGTTTATGAAGATACTTTCCTCTCTGAAGACATTACAGACTGTAAGCGGCAGGCAGCAGCTGGTAGATTTAGTGTCTGAACAAGCCGGTCTCCATCAAACGCTCAACCCTGCAGACCCGGACTCTGTGGATCGCCTCCTCCAGTGTATGCGGCAGGCTGTGCCACTTTTTTCT AAAAATGTCCACTCCACCAAATTTATGACCTACTTTTGTGAACAAGTGCTCCCTATCCTGAGTTCCCTGACCAGCCCGGCAGAGGGCATTGATGTCCAGTTGGAA gtGTTGAAGCTTCTGGCTGAGATGAGCTCATTCTGCGGAGACATGGAGAAACTTGAATCAAATTTAAACAAGCTCTTTGAAAAGCTTTTG GAGTACATGCCTCTTCCTCCAGAGGAAGTAGAAAACGGAGAGAATTCTTCCAACGAGGAGCCGAAGCTTCAGTTTAGCTATGTCGAATGTTTACTGTTTAGTTTCCATCAACTTGGACGCAAACTTCCAGATTTTCTCATCGCTAAAGTAAATGCTGAGAAGCTCAAAGACTTCAAAATCAG GTTACAGTACTTTGCCAGAGGACTACAAGGATACATTAGACAGCTTCGCCTGGCCCTACAGGGGAAGTCTGGGGATGCCTTAAAAACAGAAGAG AACAAAATCAAAGTGGTAGCATTGAAAATAAccaacaatataaatgttttaattaag gatttgttcCACAATCCTCCATCCTACAAAAGCACAGTGACGCTGTCCTGGAAGCCAGTACAGAAAACAGATATTGG acaaaaaagaacaaatgaagacactacatcatcatcatcttcttctcCACCAAAAAAGCCTATTATGGGACCAAAACGAGACTCCAGACAGATCTACAACCCACCCAGCGGGAAATACAGCGGGAGCCTTGGAAATTTGTCCTATG AACAGAGAGGAGGATTCCGCAGAGGAAGAGGATGGGGCGCTCGTGGGAATCGCAGCCGAGGGAGAATCTACTAG